A region of Cucumis melo cultivar AY chromosome 2, USDA_Cmelo_AY_1.0, whole genome shotgun sequence DNA encodes the following proteins:
- the LOC127148306 gene encoding uncharacterized protein LOC127148306, translated as MKGILRFGKKGKSSPRFIGPLKILEQIGPVAYGLALPPSLSAVHDVFHVSMLRKYVTNPSHAVDYESLEIDENLSYAEQPVEILAREVKMLRNRGIPLVKVLWQNHKVEET; from the coding sequence ATGAAAGGTATTTTACGATTTGGAAAGAAAGGAAAGTCGAGTCCTCGTTTTATTGGACCATTAAAGATTCTGGAGCAAATTGGCCCTGTGGCGTATGGTTTAGCATTGCCACCATCCCTCTCTGCAGTTCATGACGTGTTCCATGTTTCGATGTTAAGAAAGTACGTGACAAATCCATCTCATGCAGTGGATTACGAGTcattagagattgatgaaaatttgAGTTATGCAGAACAACCAGTTGAGATTTTGGCTAGAGAGGTAAAGATGCTGAGAAACAGAGGGATTCctttagttaaagtcttatggcagAATCACAAAGTTGAAGAGACTTAg
- the LOC127148307 gene encoding uncharacterized protein LOC127148307, producing the protein MDKSWMMENRMSREYELGVEAFIQFGFRHAKGSSTIRCPCLKCGNRLPQDESTVRYHLYANGIDQSYKIWFWHGESFTSETSCNRQAYTNEETVDDDLFHVINMVQNVHDQFSEVPNTFDNMFDDAKKPLFPGCKRFTKLSALVRLYNLKVRFGWSNASFSELLATISELLPENNKMPISMYGAKKTLTALGLSYQKIDACPNNCCLYRKDLADISRCPKCNISRWKTSKNANEEIKGVAAKQLWHFPIVPRFLRNSEYAKHLCWHANDRKVDGVLRHPADTPSWRLVDHLWPDFGSEPRNLRLGLSTDGINPYGDLSTKYSCWPVIATIYNLPPWLCMRRKYLMLTMLISGPKQPGYDINVYLAPLIDDLKLMWEEGVQCFDAHRNERFTLRAVLL; encoded by the coding sequence atggacaaatcatggatgatggaGAATAGGATGTCTAGGGAGTATGAATTAGGAGTGGAAGCGTTCATTCAATTTGGTTTTCGTCATGCCAAAGGTTCCAGTACTATCAGGTGTCcatgtttgaaatgtgggaacCGTTTGCCGCAAGACGAATCAACAGTCAGATATCATCTATATGCCAATGGGATCGATCAAAGCTATAAGATATGGTTTTGGCATGGCGAATCTTTTACATCAGAGACTTCATGTAATCGACAGGCTTACACGAACGAAGAAACGGTCGACGATGATTTATTTCATGTGATAAATATGGTTCAAAATGTCCACGATCAGTTTTCTGAAGTACCTAATACGTTTGACAATATGTTCGATGATGCAAAGAAGCCTCTATTTCCTGGTTGTAAAAGATTCACAAAGTTATCAGCATTAGTTAGGCTATACAACCTGAAGGTTAGATTTGGATGGAGTAATGCTAGCTTCTCCGAACTACTGGCAACGATTAGCGAGTTATTGcctgaaaataataaaatgccGATATCCATGTATGGAGCAAAAAAAACGCTTACTGCTTTGGGCCTTAGTTATCAAAAAATAGATGCATGCCCTAACAATTGCTGCTTGTATAGAAAAGATCTGGCAGACATCAGTAGGTGTCCTAAATGTAACATTTCGAGGTGGAAGACAAGTAAGAACGCAAATGAAGAGATTAAGGGAGTTGCAGCTAAACAGCTGTGGCATTTTCCAATTGTTCCGAGGTTCTTAAGGAACTCCGAATATGCAAAGCACTTGTGTTGGCATGCAAATGACAGGAAAGTAGACGGTGTGTTAAGGCATCCAGCTGATACTCCATCTTGGAGGTTGGTAGACCATTTGTGGCCAGATTTTGGGTCCGAACCGAGAAACCTCCGCTTGGGGTTGTCCACAGATGGCATCAATCCATACGGAGATTTATCAACgaaatatagttgttggcctGTGATTGCTACAATATACAACCTTCCACCATGGTTATGTATGAGGAGGAAGTATTTGATGTTAACTATGTTAATCTCGGGACCTAAGCAACCAGGATACGACATAAATGTCTACCTAGCACCTTTGATTGATGATCTCAAACTTATGTGGGAAGAAGGTGTTCAGTGTTTTGATGCACATAGAAATGAGAGATTCACCCTGCGAGCTGTCTTACTGTGA